One stretch of Roseimicrobium sp. ORNL1 DNA includes these proteins:
- a CDS encoding alpha/beta hydrolase, producing the protein MPIVQTNGINMAYEERGSGDPVICIMGVTAPGAVWEAHAQAWEKHFRCILGDNRGVGSTDKPEGPYTTAMMADDYAGLMDKLGIKKARVVGCSLGSVVAQQLALRHPDKVQSAILMCTWARQDRFGLYTWQHLMNCKATMRPEVFMQYVQMLIFTKPWFDNDDCWNNMQNDLKSTAIGAAPQPVHAMEAQAAAAMNHNTLNELKNIKCPVLVIGGKNDAFTPRWMSEEVAAGIPGADLHLYDNAGHAFHWECLSDFNPRTTEWLLKH; encoded by the coding sequence ATGCCCATTGTACAGACCAACGGTATCAACATGGCCTATGAAGAACGCGGTTCCGGCGATCCGGTGATCTGCATCATGGGCGTCACGGCACCCGGCGCAGTGTGGGAGGCGCATGCGCAGGCATGGGAGAAGCACTTCCGCTGCATCCTGGGTGACAACCGCGGCGTGGGCTCGACCGACAAACCGGAAGGCCCTTACACCACCGCGATGATGGCCGATGACTACGCGGGTCTCATGGACAAGCTGGGCATCAAGAAGGCCCGCGTCGTCGGCTGCTCACTCGGCAGCGTGGTGGCACAGCAACTGGCCCTGCGCCATCCGGACAAGGTGCAGAGCGCCATCCTCATGTGCACCTGGGCGCGGCAGGACCGCTTTGGCCTCTACACCTGGCAGCACCTGATGAACTGCAAGGCCACGATGCGCCCGGAAGTGTTCATGCAGTATGTGCAGATGCTCATCTTCACCAAGCCGTGGTTCGACAACGACGACTGCTGGAACAACATGCAGAACGACTTGAAGAGCACTGCCATCGGCGCCGCTCCGCAACCGGTGCACGCCATGGAAGCCCAGGCCGCCGCGGCGATGAATCACAACACGCTCAATGAGCTGAAGAACATCAAGTGCCCCGTGCTCGTCATCGGCGGCAAGAACGATGCCTTCACGCCCCGCTGGATGAGCGAAGAAGTGGCGGCCGGCATTCCCGGCGCAGACCTGCACCTCTATGACAACGCCGGCCATGCCTTCCACTGGGAATGCCTGAGCGACTTCAACCCGCGCACGACGGAGTGGCTGTTGAAGCACTAG
- a CDS encoding SH3 domain-containing protein has product MPSTLKTWLRLLAALVLLPLAWGGAALQAATPAADTENSEELAKRYEDARVAFEKGDFKKAQYLSESLLKDSLDKGKVSPQLFQLMGHTRYRQGDLGRAALWYMRAALFPPPSPETVQNLTHIRGKTGNLAFSANHVGDQYSSLLTRPQWMRIVVISLWAIVFSTVLCFVFRSAAARTLFLLLILLGLVGGSLGIIGWRLRPTFNQVKDLAIVTSPNAKSYTAASTTAGRVIDLPPGSQVRKLEERGAWTYVETWSGDPSSKDSGQMIRGWVQNDALSTFWPFDAKYLD; this is encoded by the coding sequence ATGCCGTCGACCCTGAAGACCTGGCTCCGTCTCCTCGCCGCACTGGTGCTCCTGCCGCTGGCCTGGGGTGGCGCGGCCTTGCAGGCTGCCACCCCTGCGGCGGACACGGAGAACTCCGAGGAACTGGCGAAGCGCTATGAAGATGCGCGCGTGGCCTTTGAAAAAGGTGACTTCAAGAAGGCGCAGTACCTCTCCGAATCCCTGCTGAAGGATTCGCTGGATAAGGGCAAGGTCAGCCCGCAGCTCTTCCAACTCATGGGGCACACCCGCTACCGCCAGGGTGACCTGGGACGCGCGGCGCTGTGGTACATGCGCGCGGCGCTCTTCCCCCCACCCTCGCCGGAGACGGTGCAGAATCTCACCCACATCCGTGGAAAAACGGGGAACCTCGCCTTCTCGGCCAACCACGTGGGGGATCAATACTCCTCGCTGCTAACGCGTCCGCAATGGATGCGCATCGTGGTGATCTCCCTTTGGGCCATCGTCTTTTCCACGGTGCTGTGCTTCGTGTTCCGCTCCGCGGCCGCGCGCACGCTTTTCCTTCTGCTGATCCTGCTGGGCCTCGTCGGCGGTTCGCTGGGCATCATCGGCTGGAGACTGCGTCCGACCTTCAACCAGGTGAAGGATCTCGCCATCGTGACCTCGCCGAACGCCAAGTCCTACACCGCCGCCAGCACGACCGCAGGCCGCGTCATCGACCTTCCTCCCGGCAGCCAGGTACGCAAGCTCGAGGAGCGGGGCGCATGGACCTATGTGGAGACATGGAGCGGAGACCCCTCCAGCAAGGACAGCGGCCAGATGATCCGCGGCTGGGTGCAGAATGATGCGCTGAGCACGTTCTGGCCGTTTGATGCGAAGTATTTGGATTGA
- a CDS encoding BatD family protein translates to MSTSTSAGTSISRYGLSLLSSVLVMLGLLAAAAGSAQAQPSVTASVSPTQITPGGSAIFTITVANGRPSKMDAPPSLPEGMELLEPTAEYREAPVSIGGSVQMALTMSWRITAQNEGTYMIPPQDIEVRGDIFTTKAVKFVVKDDPNNSSSDFDPILSLEAGKTEFYEGEVVPLTANLYIHGRTMLRRPGLIELPKENFAVQRFPLQPDEENVQRIGGVPYRANVFHSTVSALKPGKFKLGPATCEVLVDVQSSNQDNFTPQYFNQMETRKFKAKSSEVVLNVLPLPKENKPGTFSGAVGEFSISLVAEPLEVNVGDPISVELTVSGSGNFDSVTVPTLTDPKNWKLYPARKFQPNDSMLVQRGRDQRVSFTQIMLPNKVVKEIPPFEFTFFNPAKKQYVVLKTQAVPIKVKGAATPEAPASAASSASESSSVAAVQEKVPPVKAALTDILTITPRRAAWFATSLPLQNDRRFLMANCIAAGALLLIVAAKLGAMAWTSHVNSPEAPTRRLWKSLSDSHLSRGEFYSRAVHYMAVTGAGGSAGAAILHRQEELNYSRQSEEATQVVSREERQQVLHALKHGEFSAPQPEPSTVTMTPPAATETVEESGNESASTSDDTASKEENAEVAASTATATAIPSAPEPSSVSLSEPPPAKSSASEATPAAEDSPKEKAADDKSEPEGKAKS, encoded by the coding sequence ATGAGCACGAGCACGAGCGCCGGCACTTCCATTTCGCGCTACGGCCTGTCATTGCTGTCGAGTGTGCTCGTCATGCTGGGCCTGCTGGCCGCCGCCGCAGGGTCCGCACAGGCACAGCCTTCGGTCACAGCGTCGGTCAGCCCTACGCAGATCACGCCGGGCGGCTCCGCCATCTTCACCATCACGGTGGCCAATGGCCGGCCCAGTAAGATGGATGCGCCCCCTTCCCTGCCGGAAGGCATGGAATTGCTGGAACCCACCGCGGAGTATCGTGAGGCGCCGGTATCCATCGGTGGCAGCGTGCAGATGGCGCTGACCATGAGCTGGAGGATCACTGCGCAGAACGAGGGCACGTACATGATCCCGCCGCAGGACATCGAGGTCCGGGGTGATATCTTCACGACGAAGGCGGTCAAGTTCGTGGTGAAGGATGACCCGAACAACTCCTCCTCCGACTTCGATCCCATCCTGAGCCTGGAAGCCGGGAAGACCGAATTCTACGAGGGTGAAGTGGTGCCGCTCACGGCGAACCTCTACATCCACGGTCGCACCATGCTGCGCCGTCCGGGTTTGATTGAGCTGCCCAAGGAGAACTTCGCGGTGCAGCGCTTCCCCCTGCAGCCGGATGAGGAGAATGTGCAGCGCATCGGCGGCGTGCCCTACCGGGCGAATGTCTTCCACAGCACCGTGTCCGCGCTGAAGCCGGGCAAGTTCAAGCTGGGACCCGCCACCTGTGAGGTGCTGGTGGATGTGCAGTCCTCCAATCAGGACAATTTCACGCCGCAGTACTTCAACCAGATGGAGACGCGGAAGTTCAAGGCGAAGAGCAGCGAGGTCGTGCTGAATGTGCTGCCACTGCCGAAGGAGAACAAGCCGGGGACTTTCAGCGGCGCCGTGGGCGAGTTCTCCATCAGCCTCGTGGCGGAGCCGCTCGAGGTGAACGTGGGCGACCCCATCTCGGTGGAACTGACGGTCAGCGGCTCGGGGAACTTCGACTCCGTGACCGTGCCCACGCTGACGGATCCGAAGAACTGGAAGCTGTATCCCGCGAGGAAATTCCAGCCCAATGACAGCATGCTCGTCCAGCGGGGACGCGACCAGCGCGTGAGCTTCACGCAGATCATGCTGCCGAACAAGGTGGTGAAGGAAATCCCGCCCTTCGAATTCACCTTCTTCAACCCGGCGAAGAAACAATACGTGGTACTGAAGACCCAGGCGGTGCCGATCAAGGTGAAAGGTGCCGCGACCCCGGAGGCTCCCGCATCGGCTGCCAGCTCGGCCAGTGAGAGCAGCTCGGTGGCAGCAGTGCAGGAGAAGGTGCCGCCGGTAAAAGCCGCGCTCACCGACATCCTGACCATCACGCCGCGCCGCGCCGCGTGGTTCGCCACGAGCCTGCCACTTCAGAACGACCGCCGCTTCCTCATGGCGAACTGCATCGCCGCCGGAGCGCTGCTGCTCATCGTCGCCGCGAAGCTGGGTGCCATGGCCTGGACCTCGCACGTAAACTCCCCGGAGGCTCCCACACGCCGGCTGTGGAAGAGCCTGAGTGACAGCCATCTCTCGCGCGGAGAATTCTACTCGCGTGCGGTGCACTACATGGCCGTGACAGGTGCCGGCGGCAGTGCCGGAGCAGCCATCCTGCATCGTCAGGAGGAACTGAACTACTCGCGCCAGAGCGAGGAAGCCACGCAGGTAGTGTCGCGTGAGGAGCGCCAGCAGGTGCTGCACGCGCTGAAGCATGGCGAATTTTCTGCACCGCAGCCGGAGCCCTCCACCGTGACCATGACGCCACCCGCGGCGACAGAGACCGTGGAGGAAAGCGGGAACGAAAGCGCGAGCACGAGCGATGACACGGCCTCGAAGGAGGAGAATGCGGAGGTGGCAGCATCTACGGCCACGGCCACCGCCATTCCATCCGCGCCAGAACCTTCATCCGTGTCACTGTCCGAACCGCCTCCGGCAAAATCCAGCGCCAGTGAGGCCACCCCAGCGGCAGAAGATTCGCCGAAGGAAAAGGCGGCCGATGACAAGAGTGAACCGGAGGGCAAGGCGAAGTCCTGA
- a CDS encoding VWA domain-containing protein, producing MSFNFASPNFAYLLFLLPVIALFKIFADLATKKGLEGFASSSRLRSTLMAGASVIWANIHFGLLVLGVGFFILALTQPQLGRDEKDIEQSGRNILIAMDTSKSMLAEDLAPSRMERARLAAQDLLEKLKGDRVGVIAFAGRAFLQAPLTTDQEALTETLQTLDHTTIPRGGSSVASAINLAVETAQKSRGTRHGLVIFTDGQETDDAALEAARKAADLNIIILPVGVGTQDGTLIPDPNPLNDGGYIRDENGNIVKTKLEPALLREIARITGGEYVELSSQPLTQTIVDRVMANLDRHDDKSKHLSRPIERYQWPLFAGIFCIMLSQLLRPSYLRPVHTAVLPVDPRATVHQHQHSYQTPPPLTASSHATVAALLLVGWFALAPTSVEAAVAPAVKTARNHYKEQRYKEAKEAYTKMLQSKELVAPAGELYYGLGAAELQLKEYDTAVRSFSDALKSHNPGVQKPSLRGLATALYSQGEVLLKSDLEATIKAWTDSRDHFDTAMSLAKKDSDEYKELSENRALVQKRLDEVKIMLAEQKEKQKQQGEKGKQKQKQKGQGKGEGEPDDEGEEGEGEQKTPQDQDGGNDENKKPKRTDALQEGQEEILEGELRAGEQGSKPNEKPGKEGEGEGDHMRNDRTGYTPYEARSMLRMYSDEQKSTQYLMRRERALGGKDY from the coding sequence GTGAGCTTCAACTTCGCATCCCCCAACTTCGCTTACCTGCTCTTCCTGCTGCCGGTGATCGCGCTGTTCAAGATCTTCGCGGATCTGGCGACGAAGAAGGGGCTGGAGGGGTTCGCGTCTTCGTCCCGGTTGCGGTCCACGCTGATGGCAGGGGCCTCGGTGATTTGGGCAAACATCCACTTCGGCCTGCTGGTGCTGGGCGTGGGATTTTTCATCCTTGCGCTCACACAGCCCCAGCTGGGTCGTGATGAAAAGGACATCGAGCAGTCCGGGCGGAACATCCTGATCGCCATGGACACCTCCAAGTCCATGCTGGCGGAGGACCTTGCCCCCTCCCGCATGGAGCGCGCGCGGTTGGCGGCGCAGGACCTCTTGGAGAAATTGAAGGGCGACCGCGTGGGCGTGATTGCCTTTGCCGGTCGCGCCTTCCTGCAGGCGCCGCTCACCACCGACCAGGAGGCCCTCACGGAGACGCTTCAGACGCTGGACCACACCACCATTCCCCGAGGCGGCAGCAGTGTGGCATCGGCCATCAATCTCGCAGTCGAGACGGCCCAGAAGTCGCGTGGGACGAGGCATGGACTGGTCATTTTCACGGACGGACAGGAAACAGATGACGCCGCCCTGGAAGCCGCGAGGAAGGCGGCGGACCTCAATATCATCATCCTGCCCGTAGGTGTCGGCACGCAGGACGGCACCCTGATTCCGGACCCGAATCCCTTGAACGACGGCGGCTACATTCGCGATGAGAATGGAAATATCGTGAAAACCAAGCTCGAACCCGCGCTTTTGAGGGAGATAGCCCGCATCACGGGTGGCGAGTACGTGGAGCTGTCCTCCCAGCCCCTCACCCAGACCATTGTGGACCGGGTCATGGCGAACCTGGACCGGCACGATGACAAGTCCAAGCACCTTTCCCGCCCCATTGAGCGCTATCAATGGCCGCTGTTTGCGGGTATATTCTGCATCATGCTTTCCCAGTTGCTGCGTCCCTCCTACCTGAGGCCGGTGCACACGGCGGTACTGCCGGTGGATCCGCGGGCCACGGTGCATCAACACCAGCACTCGTACCAGACTCCGCCACCACTGACGGCATCATCCCATGCCACCGTGGCCGCCCTGCTGCTCGTCGGCTGGTTCGCGCTCGCTCCGACCTCCGTGGAAGCAGCCGTGGCTCCTGCGGTGAAGACGGCCCGGAATCACTACAAGGAACAGCGCTACAAGGAGGCGAAGGAAGCCTACACCAAGATGCTGCAGTCCAAGGAGCTGGTCGCCCCTGCGGGAGAGCTGTACTACGGACTGGGCGCCGCCGAGCTGCAGCTCAAGGAGTATGACACGGCGGTGCGCTCCTTCAGCGATGCACTCAAGTCCCACAATCCCGGTGTGCAGAAGCCCTCACTGCGAGGCCTGGCCACGGCGCTCTACAGCCAGGGCGAGGTGCTGCTGAAGTCCGACCTGGAAGCCACCATCAAGGCGTGGACGGATTCCCGTGACCACTTCGATACGGCGATGAGTCTGGCGAAGAAGGATTCCGACGAATACAAGGAACTCTCCGAGAACCGCGCTCTCGTGCAGAAGCGTCTGGACGAGGTGAAGATCATGCTGGCCGAACAGAAGGAGAAACAGAAACAACAGGGCGAGAAGGGCAAGCAGAAGCAGAAACAGAAAGGCCAGGGCAAGGGTGAAGGCGAACCCGACGACGAGGGAGAAGAGGGCGAAGGAGAACAAAAGACCCCGCAGGATCAGGACGGCGGCAACGACGAGAACAAAAAGCCCAAGCGCACGGACGCCCTGCAGGAGGGGCAAGAGGAGATTCTGGAAGGCGAGCTGCGTGCTGGTGAGCAGGGCAGCAAGCCGAACGAGAAGCCCGGCAAAGAAGGCGAGGGCGAGGGCGACCACATGCGCAATGACCGCACCGGGTACACCCCTTATGAAGCTCGCTCGATGCTGCGCATGTACTCGGATGAGCAGAAATCCACCCAGTATCTCATGCGGCGGGAGCGGGCCCTTGGGGGAAAGGATTATTAA
- a CDS encoding VWA domain-containing protein, with translation MPIPFFPNHRFDDPWWLLLLLVIPLLIVLRGRRGAAPAIAFPGVALLRGLGSNTRSRMGGFGLNLLHFGLAAAIFAMARPQKVISYEEVKTDGLAIMVACDVSLSMLIDDFYIGGTRVNRLAAAKRVLRDFIKGRPNDRIGIVAFAGAPYTPHPPTLDHDWLLDNMDRVQTGIMENGTAIGSGIATAALRLIPQKVPSKVILLLTDGANNSGKLSPQEAAKLAATNGIRIYTISIGTPGHHLIKLPNGQIIDSGREEFDVDTLQEVARIGQGNFYRAEDLAGLEHVFKTIDGLEKTEVRRRKVVETQDVHFWWLIAAVTLCSSYVLWRQTFGRAAPAIA, from the coding sequence ATGCCCATTCCCTTTTTCCCAAATCACCGGTTTGATGATCCGTGGTGGCTGCTGCTGCTGCTGGTGATTCCGCTGCTGATTGTGCTGCGCGGGAGACGCGGCGCGGCACCGGCCATCGCGTTCCCCGGAGTGGCACTGCTTCGCGGGCTGGGCTCGAACACGCGGAGCCGCATGGGTGGCTTTGGCTTGAACTTGCTGCACTTCGGCCTGGCAGCCGCCATCTTCGCCATGGCCCGCCCTCAGAAGGTGATTTCCTACGAAGAGGTGAAGACGGACGGCCTGGCCATCATGGTGGCGTGCGACGTGTCCCTCTCCATGCTCATCGATGACTTCTACATCGGCGGCACCCGGGTGAACCGCCTCGCGGCCGCGAAGCGCGTGCTGCGGGATTTCATCAAGGGCAGGCCGAATGACCGCATCGGCATCGTGGCCTTCGCCGGGGCGCCGTACACGCCGCATCCGCCCACGCTGGATCACGACTGGCTGCTGGACAACATGGACCGCGTGCAGACGGGCATCATGGAAAACGGCACCGCCATCGGCTCCGGCATTGCCACGGCGGCGCTGCGCCTCATTCCGCAGAAGGTCCCCAGCAAGGTCATCCTGCTGCTCACGGACGGCGCGAACAACTCCGGCAAGCTGAGCCCGCAGGAGGCAGCGAAACTCGCCGCCACGAACGGCATCCGCATCTACACCATCTCCATCGGCACGCCGGGGCACCACCTCATCAAGTTGCCGAACGGGCAGATCATCGATTCCGGTCGTGAGGAGTTCGATGTGGATACGCTGCAAGAAGTGGCCCGCATCGGCCAGGGCAACTTCTACCGCGCGGAGGACCTTGCCGGACTGGAGCACGTGTTCAAGACCATCGACGGCCTGGAGAAGACAGAAGTGCGCCGCCGGAAGGTTGTCGAGACACAGGACGTCCATTTCTGGTGGCTCATTGCCGCGGTCACGTTGTGCAGCTCGTATGTTTTGTGGCGGCAAACGTTCGGCAGGGCCGCGCCGGCGATCGCGTGA
- a CDS encoding DUF58 domain-containing protein — translation MIAELLHDLGKAVALPLMVLVGLGIGFWLRSLIFKGKRRAPAGGPPPLPMGMGPASAHEHPGPSARNGLTSAVAEERVNRILKRVRRIELITRGLVKETIGGQYHSRFKGQGIEFDDFREYQAGDDVRFLDWNVTARMNEPYIRKYVEEREMSVMLLVDVSRSGDYGSGDDSKRERMAEIAAVFAFSAQQNHDKVGLTLFSSEVEFYLPPRKGSAQALRVVREILNYQPRRVGTDFSQVLDLTVQRIPHRALVFIISDFLTGYDNRAWEKPLRAAASKHDVVAVQVLDPRELQLPRVGRMCLEDPETGEQVVVNTSDPFVRQTYHQRVQGMQDNLSAMLSRNRVERVSIQTNTDYMPALRAYFRSRKRR, via the coding sequence ATGATTGCTGAGCTGCTTCACGATTTGGGAAAAGCCGTTGCCCTGCCGCTCATGGTGCTCGTCGGGCTGGGCATCGGCTTCTGGCTGCGCAGTCTCATCTTCAAAGGCAAACGGCGCGCGCCCGCCGGCGGGCCTCCGCCGCTACCCATGGGAATGGGCCCGGCTTCGGCTCATGAGCATCCCGGCCCCTCTGCGAGGAACGGGCTGACTTCCGCCGTGGCCGAGGAGCGGGTCAATCGCATCCTGAAACGGGTGCGGCGCATCGAGCTCATCACCCGCGGGCTGGTGAAGGAAACCATCGGCGGCCAGTACCACTCGCGCTTCAAGGGCCAGGGCATCGAGTTCGATGACTTCCGCGAATATCAGGCCGGGGACGACGTGAGGTTTCTCGACTGGAATGTCACGGCGCGCATGAATGAACCGTACATCCGCAAGTACGTGGAGGAGCGTGAGATGTCCGTCATGCTGCTGGTGGACGTGAGCCGCAGCGGTGACTACGGCAGCGGCGATGACAGCAAGCGCGAGCGCATGGCGGAGATCGCCGCGGTGTTTGCCTTCAGCGCGCAGCAAAATCACGACAAGGTGGGGCTGACCCTCTTCAGCAGTGAGGTGGAGTTCTACCTGCCGCCGCGCAAAGGCTCCGCACAGGCCCTGCGCGTGGTGCGTGAGATCCTGAACTACCAGCCGCGCCGGGTGGGCACGGATTTCTCCCAGGTGCTGGACCTCACCGTGCAGCGCATCCCGCATCGTGCTCTGGTGTTCATCATCTCGGACTTCCTCACGGGCTATGACAATCGCGCGTGGGAGAAGCCGCTGCGCGCTGCGGCCTCCAAGCATGATGTGGTGGCCGTGCAGGTGCTGGATCCCCGCGAGCTGCAGCTCCCGCGCGTCGGGCGCATGTGCCTGGAGGATCCCGAGACGGGCGAGCAGGTGGTCGTGAATACCTCGGACCCATTCGTACGGCAGACCTATCACCAGCGTGTGCAGGGCATGCAGGACAACCTGTCCGCCATGCTCAGCAGGAACCGCGTGGAGCGCGTCTCCATCCAGACCAACACGGATTACATGCCTGCCCTGCGAGCATATTTCCGATCGCGGAAGCGGAGGTGA
- a CDS encoding MoxR family ATPase codes for MDSVATPPLPHPQASVTIEDIHAASAWVQPLRSEISRVLVGQTELVDRLLICLLTNGHVLLEGVPGLAKTLTVRTLANCLHARFQRIQFTPDLLPADVVGTMVFNPREGTFSPRLGPVFANLVLADEINRAPAKVQSALLEAMQERQVTIGTDTYTLPNPFVVLATQNPIDQEGTYTLPEAQLDRFLLKVRVGYPTPEEERLVLDRMATSRPNLEVEPVIAIQQIANSRSLVNDIHLDDKVKDYIVSIIHASRHPEGVTAHLRNLIRCGASPRGTINLALASKAHAFLQSRDYVTPHDVKALAPDILRHRILLSYEAEAEGVTTDDIVRQLLDKLPVP; via the coding sequence ATGGATTCCGTAGCAACCCCCCCGCTCCCCCATCCCCAGGCTTCTGTCACGATTGAGGATATTCATGCTGCCTCAGCCTGGGTGCAGCCCCTTCGCTCTGAGATTTCCCGGGTGCTGGTCGGCCAGACGGAACTGGTGGACCGCCTCCTGATCTGCCTGCTGACGAATGGTCACGTGCTCCTGGAGGGCGTGCCCGGCCTGGCGAAGACGCTCACGGTGCGCACCCTGGCGAACTGCCTCCACGCGCGCTTCCAGCGCATCCAGTTCACGCCGGACCTGCTGCCGGCGGACGTGGTGGGCACCATGGTCTTCAACCCGCGTGAAGGCACCTTCAGCCCGCGTCTCGGCCCGGTCTTTGCGAACCTCGTGCTGGCGGACGAAATCAACCGCGCGCCGGCCAAGGTGCAGAGCGCCCTGCTGGAGGCCATGCAAGAGCGGCAGGTGACCATCGGCACGGACACGTACACGCTGCCGAATCCCTTTGTCGTGCTGGCCACGCAGAACCCCATCGACCAGGAGGGCACGTACACGCTGCCGGAAGCGCAGCTCGACCGCTTCCTCCTGAAGGTGCGCGTGGGCTACCCCACCCCGGAGGAGGAGCGCCTGGTGCTGGACCGCATGGCCACTTCCCGGCCCAACCTGGAGGTCGAGCCCGTGATTGCCATCCAGCAAATCGCCAACAGCCGCTCGCTGGTGAATGACATCCACCTGGATGACAAGGTGAAGGACTACATCGTGAGCATCATCCATGCATCGCGACATCCCGAGGGCGTCACCGCGCATCTGCGGAACCTCATCCGCTGCGGTGCGTCTCCGCGCGGCACCATCAATCTGGCACTCGCATCCAAGGCCCACGCCTTCCTGCAGAGCCGCGACTACGTGACGCCGCATGATGTGAAGGCGCTCGCGCCGGACATCCTGCGCCACCGCATCCTGCTCAGCTATGAAGCCGAGGCGGAAGGCGTGACCACGGATGACATTGTGCGGCAGTTGCTCGACAAGCTGCCGGTGCCGTGA